Proteins encoded in a region of the Altererythrobacter ishigakiensis genome:
- a CDS encoding sugar-transfer associated ATP-grasp domain-containing protein — MFMDLMKRFERKHASPAAAPEALRPAHKPKPQDLSAFEEILGINQRNAIIAKYNPRIAIERARDKVAAKVALEAAGIACTGTVAVIDDYQSMMAFKPERDMPDSWAIKPARGSQGDGILLALRREGNTWYKGSGTPMTPNDVINHINKIIDGGFSGDSASEDAALIEPLIRADPAIAHLVPEGLPDLRVICLHNTPLMAMLRLPTNESDGKANLHQRAIGAGVSLETGRITRALVKGEVITHHPDTGKKLIGFQVPHWDRVLELAGKCGPAIGLGYSGSDIVLDVNDGPLIIEVNAHPGIEIQNINQEGLKARMHAAGEDFK, encoded by the coding sequence ATGTTCATGGATTTGATGAAACGCTTTGAACGCAAGCATGCGAGCCCTGCCGCCGCTCCTGAAGCGCTGCGCCCGGCACACAAGCCCAAACCACAGGACCTGAGTGCTTTCGAGGAAATTCTTGGCATCAACCAGCGCAATGCCATCATTGCCAAATACAATCCGCGCATCGCGATCGAACGGGCACGTGACAAGGTCGCAGCGAAGGTGGCGCTGGAGGCCGCGGGGATCGCATGTACCGGGACAGTTGCGGTAATCGATGACTACCAGTCGATGATGGCGTTCAAGCCAGAGCGAGACATGCCTGATAGCTGGGCGATCAAGCCCGCCCGCGGCTCTCAGGGCGACGGGATCCTGCTGGCGCTGCGCCGAGAAGGGAATACGTGGTACAAGGGATCTGGCACGCCGATGACGCCTAATGACGTCATCAACCACATCAACAAGATCATCGACGGCGGTTTTTCAGGCGACTCTGCGAGCGAAGACGCCGCGCTGATCGAACCCTTGATCCGCGCCGATCCGGCAATCGCCCATCTGGTGCCTGAGGGGCTGCCAGATCTGCGCGTAATTTGCCTCCACAACACGCCGCTGATGGCCATGCTGCGCCTGCCAACCAATGAATCCGATGGTAAGGCCAACCTGCACCAGCGCGCCATTGGCGCGGGCGTTTCTCTCGAAACCGGGCGAATAACGCGAGCGCTCGTGAAAGGCGAAGTCATCACACATCACCCTGATACTGGCAAAAAACTGATCGGTTTTCAGGTCCCGCATTGGGATCGCGTGCTTGAGCTGGCCGGCAAGTGCGGACCTGCGATCGGGCTCGGCTACTCGGGCTCAGACATCGTATTAGACGTCAATGACGGGCCGCTAATCATTGAAGTAAATGCCCACCCCGGCATCGAGATTCAGAACATAAACCAGGAAGGCCTGAAAGCGCGTATGCATGCCGCCGGCGAGGATTTCAAATGA
- a CDS encoding fumarylacetoacetate hydrolase family protein — MAKLAKASAILTLLAGGILLALWATSPDPRFNPASFEDAPLEMKIAPLDEAVTLAQTMEANAQPATLMVTDFSGDTIRAVNLSQATGNSSADPFEVLALLSDEQLIALAELDGLQAVYQMSDLLPAAPAGDRHIGTGTNFPEHAEEASSSAVFMFPKFGMATPARTRVEARDDVLLDYEIELCMRFDRPVASLEDFDAATKGVFLCGDFTDRATLTRMVDPDNLDSGSGFSDSKSRADFYPSGAFLVIPRDWKSFIASERFMTFVNGEPRQDARGGEMTLDFRELAEKAFGEMGTARFLYQGNYFEMTPQSQIDAGITLMSGTAEGVIFTSPTRGDIIEGGANWVFGGGWARGEGLIPTIIEAFLENEFEGGHFLQPGDVVTYRSTRLGDIRIEVAE; from the coding sequence ATGGCAAAGCTGGCAAAGGCATCTGCAATACTGACCCTGTTAGCGGGCGGGATACTGCTGGCACTATGGGCGACGTCACCCGATCCCAGGTTCAATCCGGCCAGTTTCGAGGACGCGCCACTGGAAATGAAGATCGCCCCTTTGGATGAGGCGGTCACTTTAGCGCAGACTATGGAGGCGAACGCTCAGCCTGCGACACTAATGGTGACGGATTTTTCCGGTGACACTATTCGCGCGGTAAACCTGTCACAAGCGACAGGCAATTCGAGCGCAGATCCATTCGAGGTGTTGGCATTATTATCCGACGAACAATTGATTGCCCTTGCAGAGCTCGACGGTCTGCAGGCAGTTTATCAGATGTCCGACCTGCTTCCGGCTGCACCCGCCGGTGACCGGCACATCGGGACCGGCACCAATTTCCCTGAGCACGCCGAAGAGGCGTCGAGCAGCGCGGTCTTCATGTTCCCCAAATTCGGTATGGCCACTCCGGCGCGGACAAGGGTTGAGGCGCGTGATGATGTGCTGCTCGACTATGAGATCGAACTGTGCATGCGCTTTGATCGGCCTGTCGCGTCGCTTGAAGATTTTGATGCTGCGACCAAGGGCGTGTTCCTTTGCGGTGATTTTACCGATCGCGCGACGCTCACACGGATGGTCGATCCGGACAATCTCGATTCCGGTAGCGGCTTCAGCGATTCCAAAAGCCGCGCGGACTTCTATCCTTCAGGGGCATTCCTGGTGATTCCACGCGATTGGAAGAGCTTCATTGCTAGTGAGCGATTCATGACTTTCGTCAATGGAGAGCCACGCCAGGATGCCCGCGGCGGTGAGATGACACTCGATTTTCGTGAGCTGGCTGAAAAGGCGTTTGGCGAGATGGGTACCGCGCGCTTCCTGTATCAAGGGAATTACTTCGAGATGACGCCACAATCGCAGATTGATGCGGGCATTACGTTGATGTCGGGTACAGCGGAAGGGGTCATCTTCACTTCTCCCACACGCGGTGACATCATCGAAGGCGGCGCGAATTGGGTTTTCGGGGGCGGCTGGGCGCGTGGCGAGGGCCTGATACCGACAATCATCGAGGCCTTCTTAGAGAACGAATTCGAAGGCGGACATTTCCTTCAGCCGGGTGATGTCGTGACTTACCGTTCTACGCGGCTTGGTGACATACGCATCGAAGTTGCGGAGTAA
- a CDS encoding substrate-binding domain-containing protein, which produces MRHIKTIGLLAISSLALAACGESAGGGTRDSIRAVGSSTVFPFAKLVAESFARSNPEFNSPLIESTGTGGGMNLFCSGIGPSTPDMANASRRMKASEFAACQENGVTDIVELQVGLDGLAFASAQGGIMMNLSPKIVYEALAASPYGGEQTNETWSDVDPSLPNEPIFVYGPPSTSGTRDALKELVLEVGCKSNPEMEALKESDEDKYDQVCTEVRADGKYVDQGEQDNLIVQKIENNPRSIGIFGFSYLEENADKVQGLPMNGVDPTYENISNFSYPGARPLYVYVKAAHRNAIPGLDQYLQEWAKSWGPGGSLSEIGLVPSPDAERAKNEAAVNEYTPMTGEDLK; this is translated from the coding sequence ATGCGTCACATTAAAACTATTGGACTTCTTGCAATTTCAAGCCTCGCGCTCGCTGCGTGCGGTGAAAGCGCCGGCGGTGGAACCCGCGATTCAATCCGCGCAGTTGGCTCCTCAACGGTGTTTCCGTTCGCCAAGCTGGTTGCGGAAAGTTTTGCGCGCTCAAACCCCGAATTCAACTCGCCTCTGATTGAATCGACCGGAACTGGTGGCGGCATGAACCTGTTCTGCTCGGGCATTGGGCCCAGCACACCAGATATGGCCAATGCATCACGTCGTATGAAGGCGAGCGAATTTGCAGCATGTCAGGAAAACGGCGTCACAGACATCGTTGAATTGCAGGTCGGCCTGGACGGTCTTGCCTTTGCCTCGGCGCAAGGCGGCATCATGATGAACCTTTCGCCAAAGATCGTTTACGAAGCACTGGCGGCAAGCCCCTATGGCGGCGAGCAGACCAATGAAACATGGTCAGACGTTGATCCGTCACTGCCGAACGAGCCGATTTTTGTCTACGGCCCGCCGTCCACTTCTGGCACGCGCGATGCGCTTAAGGAACTCGTTCTCGAAGTTGGCTGTAAGAGCAATCCAGAGATGGAAGCTCTGAAGGAGAGCGACGAAGACAAGTATGATCAGGTCTGCACCGAGGTGCGCGCTGACGGCAAATATGTCGACCAGGGCGAGCAGGACAATCTGATCGTTCAGAAAATCGAGAACAACCCGCGTTCGATCGGTATCTTCGGCTTCAGCTATCTCGAAGAAAACGCGGATAAGGTGCAGGGCCTGCCGATGAACGGCGTCGACCCGACTTATGAGAACATCTCGAACTTCTCATATCCGGGCGCACGTCCGCTATACGTTTATGTGAAGGCAGCGCATCGCAATGCAATCCCGGGTCTGGATCAGTATTTGCAAGAGTGGGCCAAGAGCTGGGGGCCGGGCGGTTCGCTCAGCGAGATCGGCCTTGTCCCTTCACCGGATGCAGAGCGCGCCAAGAACGAAGCTGCAGTTAATGAATACACACCGATGACGGGCGAAGATCTGAAGTAA
- a CDS encoding OprO/OprP family phosphate-selective porin encodes MKRNLLLAASVSAMLFAQPALAQDNAELAAELAEMRATMAAMAERIDSLEAELAEAEAKADVAVTQAAAASQAASTASETATAAVAAAGAGASIAFKGAPEIKADGGWSFKPRGRLQYDAGFTSVPSSTGRSDGFGSEARRARLGVSGDMPGGFGYKFEVDFAGNDVAVTDALISYEAGDAEIAVGQMNNFQSLEELTSSLHTSFIERAAFTDAFGFERRVGAAATFSSGDVLIQTGLFTDNMEDLSNKNWSADGRVVFSPKAGDAQLHFGGSVHYSDLEAGETVRYRQRPLVHFTSERFVNTGNLGATSEFGFGLEGAFIAGPFHGVVEGHWQNVNLPMGAADPTFFGGYAEVGYFLTKGDTRGYKGGKFDRTKPANPVGEGGMGSVQLNARYDRLDLSDAGIVGGTQDGYFLSLVWKPTDYTMLLANYGKLDYSNAVHPTATGDTDYNVDVVGVRAQIDF; translated from the coding sequence ATGAAACGTAATTTGCTTCTCGCCGCCTCTGTCAGCGCAATGTTGTTTGCTCAGCCGGCTCTGGCGCAAGATAACGCTGAACTTGCTGCAGAACTGGCTGAAATGCGCGCCACGATGGCTGCAATGGCTGAACGCATCGACTCGCTCGAAGCGGAACTGGCTGAGGCGGAAGCCAAGGCAGACGTCGCAGTTACGCAGGCCGCAGCAGCATCGCAAGCTGCATCCACCGCAAGCGAGACAGCAACTGCGGCAGTTGCTGCAGCTGGCGCTGGCGCAAGCATCGCCTTCAAAGGCGCGCCGGAGATCAAAGCGGATGGGGGCTGGAGCTTCAAGCCGCGTGGGCGCCTGCAATATGATGCTGGTTTCACCTCGGTGCCATCTTCGACAGGGCGTAGTGACGGTTTTGGCAGCGAAGCGCGCCGCGCACGTTTGGGCGTTTCAGGCGATATGCCTGGCGGTTTCGGTTACAAGTTCGAAGTCGATTTCGCGGGCAATGACGTTGCCGTGACGGATGCCTTGATTTCTTACGAAGCCGGCGATGCTGAAATCGCGGTTGGCCAGATGAACAATTTCCAGTCACTGGAAGAATTGACCAGCTCGCTTCACACCAGCTTTATCGAACGTGCGGCATTCACCGATGCGTTCGGATTCGAGCGTCGTGTAGGTGCAGCGGCCACTTTCAGCAGCGGCGATGTTCTGATCCAGACCGGTCTTTTCACGGACAATATGGAAGACCTCTCCAACAAGAACTGGAGCGCGGATGGCCGCGTTGTTTTCAGCCCCAAGGCGGGCGACGCTCAGCTACACTTTGGTGGTTCAGTGCATTATTCAGACCTCGAAGCTGGTGAGACCGTTCGTTATCGCCAGCGTCCGTTGGTCCACTTTACCTCGGAACGCTTCGTCAACACCGGCAATCTGGGCGCGACCAGCGAGTTCGGTTTTGGACTTGAAGGCGCATTCATTGCGGGTCCGTTCCACGGCGTGGTTGAAGGGCATTGGCAGAATGTGAATTTGCCGATGGGCGCGGCCGACCCGACATTCTTTGGCGGCTACGCAGAGGTAGGCTACTTCCTCACCAAAGGCGACACACGTGGCTACAAAGGCGGCAAGTTTGACCGTACGAAGCCAGCCAATCCAGTGGGTGAAGGCGGTATGGGCTCGGTCCAGCTCAACGCCCGCTATGATCGCCTCGACTTGAGCGACGCTGGGATCGTTGGCGGGACACAGGACGGCTATTTCCTCTCGCTGGTCTGGAAGCCGACTGACTACACCATGCTGCTCGCGAACTATGGCAAGCTCGACTATTCGAATGCGGTACATCCGACTGCAACCGGCGACACGGACTATAACGTAGATGTCGTCGGAGTGCGCGCGCAGATCGACTTCTGA
- a CDS encoding NADH:flavin oxidoreductase/NADH oxidase family protein: MTKSPLFQPLTLPNGSTLPNRICKAAMEENMAVQPGQYPSEKLLALYRQWAAGGAGMLLSGNVMVDPSALTGPGGVVLQKGTDLAPFKEWAEIGQSYGGQFWLQISHPGRQLYKSLGETAVSPSGVELNLGKFSSLFAPVRRLEVDEIEAIITRFADTAEMAEEAGFDGVQIHGAHGYLISQFLSPLTNKRDDEWGGSLENRARFLLRIVEAVRQRVKLSFGVGLKLNSADFQRGGFEFEDARQVVEWLNGHGLDFVELSGGSYESPAMQGNPQEGSTGERETYFIDFARQIAKVADMPIMVTGGITKMEVAEAALAKDEAGFGVQLLGIARALASDPNLPKHWREGTNAEVSLPQAGFKSATLNGLATMALTKQQLEKMAKGKAPGDGGSATIALVADQWRAARRAKKYRAWRSR; the protein is encoded by the coding sequence ATGACCAAGAGCCCATTGTTTCAGCCATTAACGCTGCCCAACGGCAGCACGCTCCCAAACCGCATCTGCAAGGCGGCGATGGAGGAGAACATGGCGGTACAGCCGGGGCAATATCCGAGTGAGAAGCTGTTGGCGCTTTACCGTCAGTGGGCGGCTGGTGGCGCGGGCATGCTGCTGTCAGGCAATGTCATGGTCGATCCGTCTGCGCTGACTGGCCCGGGCGGTGTTGTGCTGCAAAAGGGTACTGATTTGGCGCCGTTCAAGGAATGGGCGGAGATCGGCCAATCCTATGGTGGGCAATTTTGGCTGCAGATCAGCCATCCCGGTCGCCAGCTGTACAAGAGCCTGGGCGAAACCGCAGTGTCGCCTTCGGGTGTGGAGCTCAATCTTGGCAAATTTTCCTCGCTCTTCGCACCGGTCCGCCGGTTGGAAGTAGACGAAATCGAAGCAATCATCACGCGCTTTGCTGATACGGCGGAGATGGCGGAGGAGGCTGGCTTTGACGGCGTGCAAATCCACGGCGCTCACGGCTATCTGATCAGTCAATTCTTGTCGCCGCTGACCAACAAGCGCGATGACGAGTGGGGCGGTAGCCTTGAAAACCGCGCGCGCTTCTTGCTGCGGATTGTCGAAGCGGTGCGCCAGCGTGTGAAGCTCAGCTTCGGCGTGGGCCTGAAGCTCAATTCGGCGGACTTCCAACGCGGCGGCTTTGAGTTCGAAGACGCACGCCAGGTGGTTGAATGGCTCAATGGTCACGGGCTGGATTTCGTCGAGCTTTCCGGCGGCAGCTATGAAAGCCCTGCCATGCAAGGAAATCCGCAGGAAGGCTCAACTGGAGAGCGGGAAACTTACTTTATCGATTTCGCCCGTCAGATCGCGAAGGTTGCCGATATGCCGATCATGGTGACCGGCGGCATCACGAAGATGGAAGTTGCTGAAGCAGCGCTGGCGAAAGATGAAGCGGGTTTTGGGGTGCAATTGCTGGGAATTGCGCGTGCGCTGGCCAGCGATCCGAATCTGCCAAAGCATTGGCGTGAAGGTACAAACGCAGAAGTTTCGCTTCCCCAGGCCGGATTCAAAAGCGCGACTCTCAATGGCCTCGCCACTATGGCGCTGACCAAGCAGCAGCTTGAGAAAATGGCAAAGGGCAAGGCGCCAGGCGACGGCGGTTCAGCGACAATTGCTCTTGTTGCTGATCAATGGCGTGCGGCGCGACGGGCCAAAAAGTACCGCGCCTGGCGCTCAAGATAG
- a CDS encoding acyl-CoA thioesterase, producing MTSLFTRTFTALPEHIDELGHVNNTVWVGWVQDIATAHWDTAARSEDNAKYFWVVIRHEIDYRGNIAAGESVTGETWIDGAAKGAKSDRRVDFRNETGKVIVSARTTWAMLDRQTQRLVRVRPEVIAPFQLSGD from the coding sequence TTGACCTCTCTTTTCACTCGAACATTCACGGCATTGCCCGAGCACATTGATGAGCTCGGGCATGTCAACAACACGGTTTGGGTTGGCTGGGTTCAGGATATCGCGACGGCCCATTGGGATACTGCAGCGAGATCGGAAGACAATGCGAAATACTTCTGGGTCGTGATCCGGCACGAGATTGATTATCGCGGCAATATCGCTGCTGGCGAAAGCGTGACGGGTGAAACCTGGATCGATGGCGCAGCCAAGGGCGCCAAGTCTGACCGTCGGGTCGACTTCAGAAACGAAACAGGCAAGGTCATCGTGTCTGCCCGCACCACATGGGCGATGCTTGATCGGCAAACCCAGCGGCTTGTGCGCGTACGCCCAGAAGTGATAGCGCCCTTTCAGCTATCGGGGGATTAA
- a CDS encoding S9 family peptidase: MSFTRIASSAIAACLMAMPIAAAHAANQEDKDIVTSEAPAAPPIAEKREHTYTHHGITISDPYHWLKDQSYPTIDDEDVLDYVKAENAWFEARMAPQKALTDTLFEEMKARIKEDDSTVPQKDGDWVYWSEFEEGAQYRKHYRRPAAGGDVEMILDENELAEGHEYFRLGALSISDNGRFMAYSTDTSGAERYTARIKDLQTGEMLSDEIPETRTGLIWLAGDTMIAYGKTNENWRVDNVRLHTIGKPVEDDVIIYKEEDITFSVGSGLSAQDDWLIIGAGDNETSEVRLVRADNPTGEQILIKPRQKGVEYSVDVRDGEIFIWTNDDHINFRLAKASLENPGEWETVIAGSDEFYLTGFELFKDFYVTEGRLKGLDQIQIRSYADASDIKSIDFPEASYNTGLSNNPEYDVSKLRLAYESMVTPDSVYDYHLASGELELLKQQEIPSGYDASLYTTERVEITARDGTKVPVSIVMRKDREMGGPLHLYAYGSYGYAVPPGFSTTRLSLVDRGFAYAIAHIRGGDDLGRRWYLQGKMFERRNTFNDFVDAGRGLIELGYTSEGKVTASGGSAGGELMGAAINQDPKQYGAVVSHVPFVDVLNTMLDESLPLTPGEWQEWGNPIESKEAFAYILSYSPYDQVTAQDYPPLLVTAGLNDPRVTYWEPAKWVAKLRDLKTDDNELLLKTNMGAGHGGKSGRWNSVYEVAEEFAFILWQMGLTDIEGAD, from the coding sequence ATGAGTTTCACACGCATCGCGTCGAGTGCGATCGCGGCCTGCCTTATGGCGATGCCGATCGCCGCCGCCCATGCCGCCAATCAAGAGGACAAAGACATAGTGACCAGCGAGGCACCCGCCGCGCCGCCAATCGCAGAAAAGCGCGAGCATACTTACACGCATCACGGAATCACGATTTCCGATCCCTATCACTGGCTCAAAGACCAGTCCTATCCGACGATAGATGATGAGGACGTGCTTGATTACGTCAAAGCGGAGAATGCCTGGTTCGAAGCACGCATGGCACCGCAGAAGGCGCTGACGGATACCTTGTTCGAAGAGATGAAGGCGCGGATCAAGGAAGATGACAGCACCGTTCCGCAAAAGGATGGCGACTGGGTCTATTGGTCCGAATTCGAAGAAGGTGCGCAGTATCGCAAGCACTATCGTCGTCCGGCCGCGGGCGGTGATGTAGAGATGATTCTGGATGAAAATGAGTTGGCGGAAGGTCATGAATACTTCCGCCTCGGTGCGCTTTCGATCAGCGACAATGGCCGCTTTATGGCCTATTCAACCGACACGAGCGGGGCCGAGCGCTATACCGCGCGGATCAAGGATCTGCAGACCGGTGAGATGCTATCCGACGAGATTCCCGAAACGCGTACCGGGCTGATCTGGCTCGCGGGCGACACCATGATCGCATACGGGAAGACCAACGAAAATTGGCGGGTCGACAATGTGCGACTGCATACGATTGGTAAGCCTGTTGAAGACGATGTCATTATCTACAAGGAAGAAGACATCACTTTCAGCGTAGGGTCCGGCCTCAGTGCGCAGGACGACTGGCTGATCATTGGTGCAGGCGACAATGAGACCAGCGAAGTGCGGCTGGTGCGCGCGGATAACCCGACCGGTGAGCAGATCCTGATCAAACCGCGCCAGAAAGGTGTCGAATATTCGGTCGATGTGCGCGACGGTGAAATTTTCATCTGGACCAACGACGATCACATCAATTTCCGCCTCGCCAAGGCTTCGCTGGAAAACCCCGGCGAATGGGAAACCGTGATCGCCGGATCAGACGAATTCTATCTGACCGGATTTGAACTGTTCAAGGATTTCTATGTCACCGAAGGGCGGTTGAAGGGTTTGGACCAGATCCAGATCCGCAGTTACGCCGATGCTTCCGACATAAAGTCGATCGATTTCCCAGAGGCCAGCTACAACACCGGCCTTTCGAACAATCCCGAATATGATGTCAGCAAGCTGCGGCTTGCCTACGAAAGCATGGTTACGCCGGATTCGGTTTACGACTATCATCTCGCATCGGGCGAGCTTGAGCTGTTGAAGCAACAGGAAATCCCGAGCGGTTATGACGCCTCACTCTATACGACCGAGCGGGTCGAAATCACTGCGCGGGATGGCACCAAGGTCCCCGTCAGCATTGTGATGCGCAAAGACAGAGAGATGGGCGGCCCGCTGCATCTCTATGCATACGGCTCCTACGGCTATGCCGTTCCGCCGGGCTTCTCGACCACACGCCTCAGCCTGGTTGATCGCGGTTTTGCCTATGCCATCGCGCATATTCGTGGCGGGGATGATCTGGGTCGTCGCTGGTATCTGCAAGGCAAGATGTTTGAGCGCCGCAACACCTTCAACGATTTCGTTGATGCGGGGCGCGGGTTGATTGAGCTGGGCTATACCAGCGAAGGCAAGGTCACGGCGTCAGGCGGTTCTGCCGGCGGTGAACTGATGGGCGCAGCCATCAATCAAGATCCCAAGCAATATGGCGCAGTTGTCAGCCATGTACCCTTCGTCGATGTGCTCAACACGATGCTTGATGAAAGCCTGCCGCTGACCCCAGGGGAATGGCAGGAATGGGGCAACCCTATCGAGAGCAAGGAAGCCTTTGCCTACATTCTCAGCTATTCGCCGTATGATCAGGTGACGGCACAGGACTACCCGCCACTCCTCGTGACAGCTGGCCTTAACGATCCGCGCGTCACCTATTGGGAGCCGGCCAAATGGGTTGCCAAGCTGCGTGACCTAAAAACCGATGACAACGAGCTACTGCTGAAAACCAATATGGGCGCAGGGCACGGCGGCAAATCAGGTCGCTGGAACTCGGTCTATGAAGTGGCGGAAGAATTCGCCTTTATCCTGTGGCAGATGGGCCTGACGGACATTGAGGGGGCCGATTGA
- a CDS encoding aminopeptidase P family protein, whose protein sequence is MLMQTHEARLDALRQELKRREIDGFIIPISDEHMSEYVGAYAQRLEWLTGFGGSAGSAAVLLETAAIFVDGRYTVQVREQVDEKLFEYRSVPKDTIGGWIAANASEGARIGYDAWLHSHAWVKTVEKQMAKIGATLVPVDGNPLDAVWQDQPEPSDAVAIIQDDEHAGRSSAEKRAEIADWLKAEGHDAAVVSALDSVAWLLNIRGSDIAHTPVALSYVIAHADGTAELFIGEEKVTPELTQHLGNAVTIRERGTFADALGQMAGKKVAVDPNYGVAGIAQALEAGGATVSFDRDPTILPRAIKNAVEQQGHRDAQARDGVAVSRFLRWIEETAPSGEVDELAAAAKLLEFRCELGNLRDISFDTISAAAGHAALPHYKVDEDSNIPIPPSSIFLCDSGGQYPAGTTDITRTVWVGPGEPTAEMKDRFTRVLKGHIQIDRAIFPQGTCGGQLDAFARQYLWEAGVDYAHGTGHGVGSFLSVHEGPQRIAKLGGGQPGADEELFEGMILSNEPGYYKAGEFGIRIENLILTVRQDIEGAEGDYLGFECLTFVPIDRALVEKSLLTADEITWWNHYHAKVWDILSPQMEGEDLAWLERHCAKL, encoded by the coding sequence ATGTTGATGCAAACCCACGAAGCGCGACTGGACGCACTCAGGCAGGAATTGAAGCGCCGCGAAATCGACGGATTCATCATACCCATTTCGGATGAGCATATGAGCGAATACGTCGGCGCCTATGCCCAGCGGCTCGAATGGCTGACCGGCTTCGGCGGCAGCGCGGGTAGCGCAGCTGTACTGCTGGAGACCGCAGCGATATTTGTGGACGGTCGCTACACTGTGCAAGTGCGTGAGCAAGTGGATGAAAAACTGTTCGAATATCGCTCCGTTCCGAAGGATACGATCGGCGGATGGATCGCTGCCAATGCCAGTGAAGGTGCGCGCATCGGCTATGACGCATGGCTGCATAGCCACGCATGGGTGAAAACAGTCGAGAAGCAAATGGCGAAGATCGGGGCAACGCTCGTTCCGGTTGACGGCAACCCCCTAGATGCTGTGTGGCAGGATCAGCCGGAGCCCTCGGACGCTGTGGCGATAATTCAGGATGACGAGCACGCCGGGCGTTCTTCAGCTGAGAAACGGGCCGAGATTGCCGATTGGCTCAAGGCCGAGGGGCATGATGCAGCGGTTGTATCCGCGCTTGATTCGGTGGCATGGTTGCTCAACATCCGCGGATCCGACATTGCGCATACACCGGTCGCACTAAGTTATGTCATCGCGCATGCGGACGGCACCGCAGAATTATTCATCGGCGAGGAGAAAGTGACTCCAGAGCTGACGCAGCATCTGGGCAATGCCGTCACAATCCGCGAGCGCGGCACTTTTGCTGACGCGCTGGGTCAGATGGCGGGCAAAAAAGTTGCGGTTGATCCGAACTATGGCGTGGCGGGGATTGCGCAGGCGCTGGAGGCAGGTGGCGCGACCGTCAGTTTCGACCGCGATCCCACCATCTTGCCGCGCGCGATCAAGAACGCGGTCGAGCAGCAAGGGCATCGAGATGCGCAGGCACGCGATGGTGTCGCTGTCAGCCGATTCCTGCGCTGGATCGAGGAAACTGCGCCATCTGGCGAAGTGGATGAGCTGGCTGCGGCCGCCAAATTGCTCGAATTCCGCTGCGAACTGGGCAACCTAAGAGATATCAGCTTCGACACGATTTCTGCCGCGGCAGGTCACGCAGCGCTGCCGCACTACAAAGTCGATGAAGACAGCAATATTCCAATTCCGCCCAGCTCTATCTTCCTGTGCGACTCGGGTGGTCAATATCCGGCGGGCACAACCGATATCACGCGCACCGTCTGGGTTGGACCCGGTGAGCCGACTGCTGAAATGAAGGACCGTTTCACCCGTGTACTCAAGGGCCACATCCAGATTGATCGCGCTATCTTCCCCCAAGGGACCTGCGGCGGTCAGCTGGATGCTTTTGCGCGGCAGTATCTGTGGGAGGCAGGTGTCGATTATGCACACGGCACTGGGCACGGCGTGGGCAGCTTCCTTTCAGTCCATGAAGGGCCGCAGCGTATCGCCAAACTTGGTGGTGGTCAGCCCGGAGCGGATGAGGAACTGTTCGAAGGCATGATCCTCTCCAATGAGCCCGGATATTACAAGGCAGGCGAATTCGGCATTCGTATAGAGAACCTGATCCTGACAGTACGGCAGGACATCGAAGGTGCAGAGGGCGACTATCTTGGTTTCGAATGCCTGACCTTTGTGCCGATCGACCGTGCACTGGTTGAGAAGTCCCTCCTGACCGCTGACGAGATCACGTGGTGGAATCATTATCACGCCAAGGTGTGGGACATTCTCAGCCCGCAGATGGAAGGCGAAGATCTGGCATGGCTTGAAAGGCATTGTGCTAAGCTTTGA
- a CDS encoding VOC family protein has translation MIGYVTLGTNDLPRAAKFYDAIAAEMGVGRMMDFDTFIAWGAWDGGAGIAATKPFDGKEATVGNGTMVAIEAKDKEQVHRLYDIAMAHGGSDEGAPGPRGEPDENGKVFYASYFRDPDGNKLNAFLMADA, from the coding sequence ATGATCGGATATGTAACGCTTGGCACGAACGATCTGCCACGTGCGGCCAAATTCTATGACGCGATTGCAGCAGAAATGGGCGTCGGAAGAATGATGGACTTCGATACGTTTATCGCGTGGGGTGCGTGGGATGGAGGCGCAGGTATTGCCGCTACCAAACCGTTCGACGGCAAGGAAGCCACAGTCGGGAACGGTACGATGGTGGCGATTGAAGCCAAGGACAAAGAACAGGTCCACCGGCTTTATGACATTGCCATGGCGCATGGCGGCAGCGATGAAGGCGCGCCCGGACCTCGCGGTGAACCCGATGAAAATGGCAAGGTCTTCTACGCAAGCTATTTCCGTGATCCGGACGGTAACAAGCTCAACGCATTCTTGATGGCGGACGCGTGA